The following are from one region of the Nocardioides marmotae genome:
- a CDS encoding carbohydrate ABC transporter permease: MTTTTVQTATASRPVGGPVPAESDRTRAENRLGRRLVAPAIVLMLLVTAFPMLRALYLSLYDYSLTDPGDRSFVGLQNYVTALTDSLFWRDTLNTVLIMIVTVAVELVIGFAFAMVMHRVIFARGLVRTSILIPYGIITVVSGFAWQFAFSNTNGFVNGWLPFVGANFDWFGQYGSSIVAIMVSEIWKTTPFMSLLLLAGLAQVSEDMIEAAKVDGATWFQRLFKVILPNMRAAIMVAVLFRALDAYRIFDNIFVMTAGANGTESISFLTYRQVIEQFQLGIGSALSVLLFLSVLVVAFLIVKIFRVDLASARQER, from the coding sequence GTGACCACCACGACCGTCCAGACCGCGACCGCGAGCCGGCCCGTCGGTGGCCCGGTCCCGGCCGAGTCCGACCGCACCCGGGCCGAGAACCGCCTCGGCCGCCGCCTCGTCGCACCGGCCATCGTGCTGATGCTGCTGGTGACGGCGTTCCCGATGCTGCGGGCGCTCTACCTCTCGCTGTACGACTACAGCCTCACCGACCCGGGCGACCGCAGCTTCGTGGGCCTGCAGAACTACGTGACCGCCCTGACCGACAGCCTCTTCTGGCGCGACACGCTCAACACGGTCCTGATCATGATCGTGACCGTCGCGGTGGAGCTGGTCATCGGCTTCGCCTTCGCGATGGTGATGCACCGGGTGATCTTCGCCCGCGGGTTGGTCCGCACCTCGATCCTGATCCCCTACGGCATCATCACCGTCGTCTCGGGCTTCGCCTGGCAGTTCGCCTTCTCCAACACCAACGGCTTCGTCAACGGCTGGCTGCCGTTCGTGGGGGCCAACTTCGACTGGTTCGGGCAGTACGGCTCCTCGATCGTGGCGATCATGGTCTCGGAGATCTGGAAGACCACGCCGTTCATGTCGCTGCTGCTCCTCGCCGGCCTGGCGCAGGTCTCCGAGGACATGATCGAGGCGGCCAAGGTCGACGGCGCCACCTGGTTCCAGCGGCTGTTCAAGGTGATCCTGCCGAACATGCGGGCCGCGATCATGGTCGCGGTGCTCTTCCGGGCGCTCGACGCCTACCGCATCTTCGACAACATCTTCGTGATGACCGCCGGCGCCAACGGCACGGAGTCCATCTCGTTCCTGACCTACCGCCAGGTGATCGAGCAGTTCCAGCTCGGCATCGGCTCGGCCCTGTCCGTGCTGCTGTTCCTCTCGGTGCTGGTGGTGGCCTTCCTCATCGTCAAGATCTTCCGCGTCGACCTCGCCTCGGCGCGGCAGGAGAGGTGA